From a region of the Vanrija pseudolonga chromosome 2, complete sequence genome:
- the PRP28 gene encoding Pre-mRNA-splicing ATP-dependent RNA helicase PRP28, whose protein sequence is MPATPLSVEDILAKQKAEKEAAAKPKFLTKAQRAALALEKRAAEVNEQKAREEADRAERDKLDRAADAEARKQDAARYGRDVRDDRDYRRDGRDARDHRNGGGGGGRDGGLDYRDRDDRRRDDRRDFRDDRRGGDDRRGGDDRRGGFDRRNNGHGGANGHAESSRAGGRGGKGAAAATPAAPAGDPDLEIIKKRYLGQHDVVKKPWMRKSANKNAIFDWSAADDTSAAPLWSDRDGAAAAAGSPARPGSGAQTPVPETAGDKYTDALEKRRAGKGSNDDRHWSEKPLDEMKERDWRIFREDYSISSRGGNIPNPLRSWRESAIPLPILDVIDEIGYTEPSPVQRQAVPIGLQNRDLVGLAKTGSGKTAAFLIPMLTYISHLPPLTEDNRHLGPYALILAPTRELAQQIESEAVRFAKPMGYTTVSIVGGRSVEEQQFNLRNGAQIVIATPGRLKDMIDKSMLVMSQCRYVVMDEADRMVDLGFEIDLTFILDAMPASFAEKEGLPEDDPKRDRVMTLFSATMPPAVERLTRKYLRKPATVIIGNAGEAVDTVEQRVEFVTNEEKRKARLIDILRNIGLPPPIIVFVNQKKTADMVLKYVQQAGLSGVTLHSGKNQEQREASLQALRDGEVSVLVATDLAGRGIDVPDVSLVLNWQMSDTIEKYVHRIGRTGRAGKTGLAITFLDNNDDEVMYDLKQEIAKSPLSTMNPELARHEAARQKVTREMKRKRDEFDE, encoded by the exons atgcccgcgacgccgctgtcCGTCGAGGACATTCTCGCAAAGCAaaaggccgagaaggaggccgcggcgAAG CCAAAATTCCTCACAAaggcccagcgcgccgccctcgccctcgagaaGCGCGCAGCCGAGGTCAACGAGCAaaaggcgcgcgaggaggccgaccgcgccgagcgggacAAGCTCGACCGTGCGGCGGATGCCGAGGCGAGGAAACaggacgcggcgcggtacgggcgcgacgtgcgcgacgaccgcgactACCGCCGCGACGGGCGCGATGCACGCGACCACCgtaacggcggcggcggcggcggccgtgacgGCGGGCTCGACTACCGCGATCGCGACGACCGGCGGCGGGATGACCGCCGCGACTTTCGGGATGATCgccggggcggcgacgaccgtcgcggcggtgacgaccgCCGGGGAGGGTTCGACAGGCGTAATAATGGCCACGGCGGAGCCAACGGGcacgccgagtcgtcgcgtGCCGGTGGGAGGGGAGGTAagggcgctgcggcggccacgcCTGCCGCTCCCGCCGGCGACCCAGACCTCGAGATCATCAAGAAGAGATACCTCGGCCAGCACGACGTGGTCAAGAAGCCGTGGATGCGCAAGTCGGCCAACAAGAACGCCATCTTTGACTGGAGCGCTGCGGACGACACGTCGGCTGCGCCGCTCTGGTCAGATCGtgacggcgctgctgctgccgctggatcgccagcgcgcccgggcagcggcgcgcaaaCGCCCGTACCGGAAACCGCGGGCGACAAGTACACCGATGCGCTGGAGAAGCGGCGCGCAGGCAAGGGCTCCAACGACGACCGGCACTGGAGCGAgaagccgctcgacgagatgAAGGAGCGCGACTGGCGCATCTTCCGCGAGGACTACAGCATCTCGTCGCGGGGTGGAAATATCCCCAACCCGCTGCGTAGCTGGCGTGAGAGCGCCATCCCACTGCCGATTCTCGATGTCATCGACGAGATTGGATACACGGAGCCCAGTCCAGTCCAGCGACAGGCCGTGCCGATCGGCCTCCAGAACCGCGACCTTGTCGGCTTGGCCAAGACGGGTTCCGGTAAAACGGCCGCCTTCCTTATCCCGATGCTCACGTACATCTCGCACTTGCCGCCATTGACGGAGGACAaccgccacctcggcccgTATGCGCTCATCCTGGCGCCGACTCGAGAGCTCGCCCAGCAGATTGAGAGTGAAGCGGTGCGATTTGCTAAGCCGATGGGCTACACGACTGTGTCGATCGTCGGTGGTCGCTcggtcgaggagcagcagtTCAACCTCCGCAACGGTGCGCAGATTGTCATTGCGACCCCAGGTCGTCTCAAGGATATGATCGACAAGAGCATGCTCGTCATGTCCCAGTGCCGCTACGTGGTcatggacgaggccgaccgaATGGTCGACCTGGGTTTCGAGATTGACCTGACGTTTATCCTCGACGCCATGCCGGCATCGTttgccgagaaggagggctTGCCCGAAGACGACCCGAAGCGCGATCGCGTCATGACGCTGTTCTCGGCGACCATGCCGCCGGCAGTCGAGCGTCTGACGCGGAAGTACCTGAGAAAGCCAGCAACTGTTATTATTGGCaacgccggcgaggccgtcgacacTGTGGAGCAGCGAGTCGAGTTTGTTACGAacgaggagaagcgcaaggcgcgcCTCATCGACATTCTGCGCAACATTGGTCTCCCGCCTCCGATCATCGTGTTCGTCAACCAGAAGAAGACGGCCGACATGGTGCTCAAGTATGTGCAGCAGGCTGGGCTCTCGGGCGTCACGCTGCACTCGGGCAAGAACCAGGAGCAGCGAGAGGCGTCGCTGCAGGCGCTACGCGACGGCGAAGTGTCCGTGCTTGTGGCCACCGACCTCGCGGGTCGTGGTATCGACGTGCCCGACGTGTCGCTCGTTCTCAACTGGCAAATGTCGGACACGATCGAGAAGTACGTGCACCGTATCGGTCGTACTGGTCGTGCAGGCAAGACGGGTCTCGCGATCACGTtcctcgacaacaacgacgacgaggtcatgtACGACCTCAAGCAAGAGATTGCAAAGAGCCCGCTGTCGACCATGAACCCCGAGCTGGCGCGGCACGAGGCCGCGAGGCAA
- the RPE1 gene encoding Ribulose-phosphate 3-epimerase, whose product MVKAIIAPSVLASDLSNLSNECKRMLGDGADWLHMDVMDGHFVPNITMGPPILTWVKKNVPEIFMDCHMMVADPAKWVPEVAKAGGKLYTFHYEATDSPADVIKLIHEHGMLAGLAISPATPSSVITEELGNAVDHLLVMTVVPGAGGQKFMAECLPKVTDLRARFPTKNIQVDGGVGAGNACQCGHAGANVLVAGTAVFGAESPKTTIAEMRAAVDDEFAKAA is encoded by the exons ATGGTCAAGGCTATCATCGCGCCCTCGGTCCTCGCG TCCGACCTCAGCAACCTCAGCAACGAGTGCAAGCGCAtgctgggcgacggcgccgactggCTGCACATGG ACGTCATGGACGG CCACTTCGTCCCCAACATCACCATGGGCCCGCCCATCCTCACCTGGGTCAAGAAGAACGTCCCCGAGATCTTCATGGACTGCCACATGATGGTCGCCGACCCGGCCAAG TGGGTccccgaggtcgccaaggccggcggcaagctcTACACCTTCCACTACGAGGCGACGG ACTCGCCCGCTGACGTCATCAAGCTCATCCACGAGCACGGCAtgctcgccggcctcgccatctcgcccgcgacgccgtcgagcgtcatcaccgaggagctcggcaacGCCGTCGACCACCTGCTCGTCATGACTGTTGTGCCTGGTGCCGGCGGACAAAAGTTCATGGCCGAGTGCCTGCCCAAGGTGAccgacctgcgcgcgcgcttcccCACAAAGAACATccaggtcgacggcggcgtcggcgccggcaacgCTTGCCAGTGcggccacgccggcgccaacgtGCTCGTTGCGGGCACTGCCGTCTTTGGCGCCGAGAGCCCCAAGACGACTATTGCCGAGATGCGCGCGGCTGTGGACGACGAGTTCGCAAAGGCTGCGTAA
- the TRK2 gene encoding Low-affinity potassium transport protein gives MPNPLPDHLKLPGFMERWGVILSNSLNFYRVHMLCFTFFPMIFAGIMYGANASIKIEFIDCLFMCYSCMCVTGLNTVNLSTLSTFQQFLLYFQMLIGSSIFVSIIMVSVRKHFFRVKFRHVLKERQKRRGSFSLHKTLTKIPTAAVGGLRRRFTRQPGADNEDVEDKPPSRPASVKKKKIANINKDMIKRIDGGGVGLVNPMGWYEAATPHPTPGDVTSGSGAATPDTNAEESPERSPRTLRKSYSTADPEALKLSLERAARVDSATTSRSSAEQYTTDESKESPIVKGAPETESPTGYQHGEALRQTSTNDSVRSGPNGSPYVPRPYASRALTEEAFPRSKTIAFDEPDDGFDHQLHPSDGPYFPHTATMRSGVGFPRTMTNGSIGMPRTYSLRPTQSRFVETKNSGFGGFPTPLELVGDAVERIFPRTKTKMDRSMTMQRTNTIVGRDSIAPDDGAKQVNYISFSAVVGRNSRFQDLTSDQMDELGGVEYRALKVLFWIVLVYWVSLPLMGATIISPYIAAGNRYDHVFNDAPQRHVRIPWFAFFQCTSAFSNTGVSLIDLSMVPFQRAYVMSVVLALLILFGNTCFPILLRFIIWTIYKMSPKNGSLEETLQFLLHHPRRCFIYLFPSTHTWFLVFVVIILTLIDWFSFMVLDRGNEVIDEIPIGTRLAAGLFQSTAVRAAGFAIVPLNALAPAVKVLYVIMMYISVYPIAMSVRATNVYEERSLGLFEDEEEEDEHEPENVEEGAQAVAKYLGWHARRQLAFDMWWIVLALWLICIIERPALLQKENWDYMNVFNIIFEVVSAYGTVGLSLGVSYDNYALSGGFRKLSKLIICIVMLRGRHRGLPVAIDRAVMLPNDFTQAEETALEDRLRRSRSRRASTYGGSQTGSQFQTASNFGPQGGFQLPRTFTAATEAPVGTQREVPRPTRSDSAPSAAQPVAFAPAPVAKRDASPSGNALGMRRHQRTSSSGSASIEQSQPPTPSSLTFALGTRPSHAATMGHVPGGAGGSLTPVEEMSRRPTLVEADPEVAAARAAFAAKNTERNTEKEHQD, from the exons ATGCCCAACCCACTCCCGGACCACCTCAAGCTGCCCGGCTTTATGGAGCGATGGGGCGTCATACTGAGCAACTCGCTCAACTTTTATCGTGTGCACATGCTGTGCTT CACCTTT TTCCCAATGATCTTTGCGGGAATCATGTACGGAGCCAATGCGTCGATCAAGATCGAGTTCATCGACTGCTTGTTCATGTGCTACTCTTGCATGTGTGTCACGGGTCTGAATACGGTCAACCTCAGTACGCTCTCGACCTTCCAGCAGTTCCTTCTCTACTTCCAAATGCTGATCGGTAGCTCG ATCTTCGTGTCCATTATCATGGTCTCTGTTCGCAA ACATTTCTTCAGAGTCAAGTTTCGGCATGTTCTCAAGGAGCGCCAGAAGCGACGCGGCTCGTTCAGCCTGCACAAGACCTTGACAAAGATCCCAACTGCCGCGGTTGGTGGACTGCGCCGCCGGTTCACCCGgcagcccggcgccgacaatgAAGATGTAGAGGACaagccgccctcgcgccctGCGTCTgtcaagaagaagaagattGCCAACATCAACAAGGATATGATCAAGCGTATTgatggtggcggcgtgggcctCGTCAACCCCATGGGTTGGTACGAggccgccacgccgcaccCCACCCCGGGCGACGTGACGAGTGGCAGTGGAGCTGCCACGCCCGACACCAACGCCGAGGAAAGCCCAGAGAGATCGCCACGGACCCTGCGCAAGTCATACAGCACAGCGGACCCCGAGGCATTAAAGCTGTCGTTGGAGAGGGCTGCTCGTGTCGacagcgccaccaccagcaggAGTAGTGCCGAGCAGTACACTACGGACGAGTCCAAGGAGTCGCCTATTGTCAAGGGAGCCCCTGAGACTGAGAGCCCCACTGGGTATCAGCATGGTGAGGCTTTGAGGCAGACGTCGACCAATGACAGTGTCAGAAGTGGTCCTAATGGTTCTCC ATACGTGCCACGCCCGTACGCTTCCCGCGCCCTTACAGAAGAAGCGTTCCCCCGCTCCAAGACCATTGCCTttgacgagcccgacgatGGCTTCGATCACCAACTTCACCCCTCAGATGGCCCATACTTCCCTCACACCGCTACTATGCGCAGCGGTGTTGGCTTCCCGCGCACAATGACAAACGGGTCCATTGGCATGCCGAGGACCTATTCCCTCCGTCCTACCCAGAGCCGATTTGTCGAGACCAAGAACAGCGGTTTCGGCGGTTTCCCTACTCCTCTAGAGctggtcggcgacgccgtggaACGCATCTTCCCCAGGACCAAAACCAAGATGGACCGAAGCATGACCATGCAGCGCACAAACACCATTGTTGGCCGCGATAGCATCGCTCCTGATGACGGCGCCAAGCAGGTCAATTACATCTCATTCTCCGCCGTCGTTGGTCGCAACTCGCGATTCCAGGACTTGACCTCGGACCAAatggacgagctcggcggtgTCGAGTACCGTGCGTTGAAGGTGCTCTTCTGGATTGTCTTGGTG TACTGGGTCTCGCTCCCTCTCATGGGAGCTACGATCATCTCGCCGTACATTGCCGCAGGCAATAGATACGACCACGTGTTCAACGACGCTCCCCAGAGGCATGTTCGCATCCCATGGTTCGCCTTCTTCCAGTgcacctcggccttctccaaCACTGGCGTCAGTCTGATCGACCTGAGTATGGTGCCATTCCAGAGGGCGTACGTCATGtcggtcgtgctcgcgctcttGATCCTGTTTGGCAACACGTGCTTCCCCATCCTCCTGCGGTTCATCATCTGGACCATCTACAAAATGAGCCCTAAGAACGGATCGCTCGAGGAGACGCTCCAGTTCCTGCTACACCACCCTCGTCGGTGCTTCATCTATCTCTTCCCTTCTACGCATACCTGGTTCCTGGTCTTTGTGGTCATCATCTTGAC GTTGATCGATTGGTTCAGTTTCATGGTCTTGGATCGCGGCAACGAGGTGATCGACGAGATTCCAATTGGAACGCGTCTCGCTGCGGGCCTGTTCCAGTCTACTGCCGTTCGTGCAGCTGGATTTGCCATCGTCCCTCTCAACGCTCTCGCCCCGGCTGTCAAGGTTCTCTACGTTATTATGATG TACATTTCGGTTTACCCCATTGCCATGTCGGTTCGTGCTACAAACGTGTACGAGGAACGATCCCTTGGGCTgttcgaggacgaggaggaagaagacgagcacgagccagagaacgtcgaggagggcgcgcAAGCGGTTGCCAAGTACCTTGGCTGGCA cgcacgccgccagctcgccttTGACATGTGGTGGATTGTTCTCGCCCTTTGGCTCATCTGCATTATCGAGCGCCCTGCCCTCTTGCAGAAGGAGAACTGGGACTACATGAACGTGTTCAACATCATATTCGAGGTTGTCAGCGCGTACGGCACCGTCGGTCTGAGCCTCGGTGTGTCGTATGACAACTATGC CCTCTCGGGTGGCTTCCGCAAGCTCTCCAAGCTCATCATTTGCATCGTCATGCTTCGTGGCCGACACCGTGGTCTGCCCGTGGCTATCGACCGCGCTGTCATGTTGCCCAACGACTTTACCCAGGCGGAGGAGACTGCTCTGGAAGACCGCCTACGGAGGTCAAGAAGCCGACGTGCGAGCACATATGGTGGCTCGCAGACCGGGTCCCAGTTCCAGACGGCATCCAACTTTGGCCCGCAAGGGGGATTCCAGCTGCCACGCACCTTCACCGCTGCGACTGAGGCGCCTGTCGGCACCCAACGCGAGGTTCCTCGCCCTACTCGCAGCGACTCTGCGCCATCGGCAGCGCAGCCAGTGGCCTTTGCGCCGGCACCTGTCGCCAAACGCGACGCATCGCCCTCTGGCAACGCTCTCGGCAtgcgccgccaccagcggacatcgtcgtcgggaTCTGCATCAATAGAGCAGTCGCAGCCTCCTACGCCCAGTTCGCTCACGTTTGCGCTCGGTACCAGACCTAGCCATGCGGCCACTATGGGGCATGTTCCGGGAGGCGCTGGAGGATCGTTGACTCCTGTCGAGGAGATGAGCCGGCGGCCAACCTTAGTCGAGGCGGACCCggaggtcgcggccgcccGGGCGGCGTTCGCGGCCAAGAACACGGAGAGGAACACGGAGAAGGAGCACCAGGATTAG
- the SPBC16H5.08c gene encoding putative ABC transporter ATP-binding protein: protein MAPSASKQKRLAEKAAKASKNGSVKSTPAASTAGDTPAISANGSFADLNDAQAQMKKLTLATDRSASGVLVSDPKSRDIKIDQYTLSFHGRLLVEGAEIALNYGQRYGLLGENGSGKSTFFQSLADRDVEIPEHIDIYLVSGAAEPSEVNAVDYIVNSAKEKVARLEQLAEDLATADEVDELQLEMIYEELEEMDPSTFEAKAGAILSGLGFGPKMLAKPTKDMSGGWRMRVALARALFIKPHLLILDEPTSHLDLGAVVWLEAYLATYNHILVLTSHSADFMDTVCTNMIDLTPKKTLTYYGGNYTTYVRTKAENEVNQMKAYTKQQEEIAHIKKFIASAGTYANLVKQAKSKQKIIDKMEAAGLIEKIEQPKLLRFNFEDIKKLPPPIIAFNDVAFSYSGEKADFLYKGLNFGIDMDSRIAIVGDNGTGKSTLLNLITGDLNPVEGEIKRHSALKLAKYSQHSADQLPYDKSPVEFLQSMYREKFPDKDIQYWRQQVGRFGITGAHQTNPINQLSDGLRNRVCFAQLAMEHPHVLLLDEPTNHLDMASIDSLARAINEFEGGVVIVSHDFRLISQVAQDLWEVKDRQVVNLTKDDVTIVDYKRSLAKRSQAQIEKAQLLSKTATKGIA, encoded by the exons ATGGCTCCCTCCGCCTCGAAGCAGAAGCGTCTCGCAgagaaggccgccaaggccagcAAGAACGGTTCGGTCAAGtcgacccccgccgcctcgactgCTGGCGACACCCCCGCCATCAGCGCCAACGGCTCGTTTGCCGACCTTAACGACGCCCAGGCGCAGATGAAGAagctcaccctcgccacTGACCGTAGCGCT TCCGGTGTCCTTGTCTCGGACCCCAAGTCGCGCGACATCAAGATCGACCAGTACACGCTCTCGTTCCACGgtcgtctcctcgtcgagggtgcCGAGATTGCCCTCAACTACGGCCAGCG CTACGGTCTCCTTGGTGAGAACGGTTCGGGCAAGTCGACCTTCTTCCAGTCGCTTGCGgaccgcgacgtcgagatccCCGAGCACATTGAC ATCTACCTCGTCTCGGGTGCCGCCGAGCCTTCGGAAGTCAACGCCGTCGACTACATTGTCAACTcggccaaggagaaggtcgcccgtctcgagcagctcgccgaggacctcgctACTGctgacgaggtcgacgagctccagcTCGAGATGATCTAcgaggagcttgaggagATGGACCCCTCGACcttcgaggccaaggccggtGCCATTCTCTCGGGTCTCGGTTTCGGCCCCAAGATGCTCGCCAAGCCCACGAAGGACATGTCTGGTGGTTGGCGTATGcgtgtcgccctcgcccgtgcTCTGTTCATCAAGCCCCACCTCCTCATCCTTGACGAGCCCACTTCGCACTTGgaccttggcgccgtcgtgtGGCTCGAGGCTTACCTCGCCACCTACAACCACATTCTTGTCCTCACTTCGCACTCGGCCGACTTCATGGACACTGTGTGCACCAACATGATCGACCTCACCCCCAAGAAGACCCTCACCTACTACGGTGGTAACTACACCACCTACGTCCGCACCAAGGCGGAGAACGAGGTCAACCAGATGAAGGCCTACACCAAACAGCAGGAAGAGATTGCGCACATCAAGAAGTTCATTGCTTCGGCCGGTACCTACGCCAACTTGGTCAAGCAGGCCAAGTCGAAGCAGAAGATTATCGACAAGATGGAGGCCGCTGGTCTGATTGAGAAGATTGAGCAGCCCAAGCTCCTCCGCTTCAACTTCGAGGACATTAAGAAGCTCCCTCCTCCTATCATTGCCTTCAACGACGTTGCCTTCTCGTACTCGGGTGAGAAGGCCGACTTCCTCTACAAGGGCCTCAACTTTGGTATCGACATGGACTCGCGTATCGCCATTGTCGGTGACAACGGTACCGGCAAGTCGACCCTCCTCAACCTTATCACTGGAGACCTTAACCCCGTCGAGGGTGAGATCAAGCGCCACTCGGCtctcaagctcgccaagtACTCGCAGCACTCGGCCGACCAGCTTCCTTACGACAAGTCGCCCGTCGAGTTCCTCCAGAGCATGTACCGCGAGAAGTTCCCCGACAAGGACATCCAGTACTGGCGTCAGCAGGTCGGCCGCTTCGGTATCACCGGTGCGCACCAGACCAACCCCATCAACCAGCTCTCGGACGGTCTCCGCAACCGTGTCTGTttcgcccagctcgccatGGAGCACCCCCACgttctccttctcgacgagcCTACCAACCACCTCGACATGGCCTCGATCGACTCGCTTGCCCGGGCAATCAACGAGTTTGAGGGTGGTGTCGTTATCGTCTCGCACGACTTCCGTCTTATTTCGCAGGTTGCCCAGGACCTGTGGGAGGTCAAGGACCGCCAGGTCGTCAACCTTACCAAGGACGACGTTACCATTGTCGACTACAAGCGCTCGCTTGCCAAGCGCTCGCAGGCGCAGATTGAGAAGGCCCAGCTCCTCTCCAAGACGGCTACCAAGGGTATTGCCTAA
- the arg-8 gene encoding Acetylornithine aminotransferase, mitochondrial, whose product MSVSRLSKVIPRVSRARAYATASGLKPNTSYLAETHPDTAPESTHDLIKEHSSYLLNTYARPPILFKQGKGLKLTDSAGREYLDFAAGIAVLALGHADDGVNKILAEQSGILSHASNVYWNEWAGELAKSLVEKTRDAGALGLSKTDGAPGAKVFFSNSGTEANEGALKFARKVGKDRGGETKTGIVCFSNGFHGRSFGALSVTTNPKYQAPFTPLVPDVHVGEYNNADKATIDALINESTCGVIVEPIQGEGGIGTASPEFLAAVAARAREVGAVLIYDEIQCGLYRTGDLWAHAALPQSSHPDIVTMAKPLANGFPIGAILVRDEVADAIGVGSHGTTFGGQPLATRLGHYVLGRLSEPEFKQHIKDVSAHLDGLVARLPKLFPNLIKDETRGRGLIRGIPFKNEAHPARVMTLLRQRGVLALTAGKDAVRLIPALTVSKEECDHAIGAIESVLTIIEKEQ is encoded by the exons ATGTCCGTCTCCCGCCTGTCCAAGGTCATCCCTcgcgtgtcgcgcgcgcgcgcgtacgCTACTGCGTCGGGATTGAAG CCCAACACCTCGTACCTCGCCGAAACCCACCCCGACACTGCCCCCGAGTCGACCCACGACCTGATCAAGGAGCACTCGTCGTACCTGCTCAACACGTACGCGCGCCCGCCCATCCTCTTCAAGCAGGGCAAGGGGCTCAAGCTGACGGATTCCGCGGGGCGCGAGTATCTCGACTTTGCGGCTGGCATTGCCGTCTTGGCCCTCGGACACGCCGATGACGGGGTGAACAagatcctcgccgagcagagCGGCATCCTCTCCCACGCGTCCAACGTGTACTGGAACGAGTgggccggcgagctcgcgaaATCCCTCGTCGAGAagacgcgcgacgccggcgccctcggcctgtCCAAGACCGACGGCGCACCCGGCGCCAAGGTCTTCTTCTCCAACTCGGGCACCGAGGCCAACGAGGGCGCGCTCAAGTTTGCCCGCAAGGTCGGCAAggaccgcggcggcgagaccAAGACCGGCATCGTGTGCTTCTCGAACGGCTTCCACGGTCGCAGCTTTGGCGCGCTCAGCGTCACCACGAACCCCAAGTACCAGGCGCCGTTTACGCCGCTCGTCCCCGACGTGCACGTGGGCGAGTACAACAATGCCGACAAGGCGACTATCGACGCATTGATCAACGAGTCGACCTgcggcgtcatcgtcgagCCCAtccagggcgagggcggcatcGGCACAGCGAGCCCCGAGttcctcgctgccgtcgccgcgcgcgcgcgcgaggtcggcgcaGTGCTCATCTACGACGAGATCCAGTGCGGCCTCTACCGCACCGGCGACCTGTGGGCGCACGCTGCGCTGCCCCAGTCGAGCCACCCCGACATTGTGACCATGGCCAAGCCGCTCGCGAACGGTTTCCCTATCGGCGCGATCCTGGTGCGTGACGAGGTCGCTGACGCGATCGGCGTCGGAAGCCACGGCACCACGTTTGGCGGCCAGCCCTTGGCCACCCGTCTCGGACACTACGTGCTTGGCCGCCTCTCCGAGCCAGAGTTCAAGCAGCACATCAAGGACGTGTCGgcgcacctcgacggcctggtCGCGCGCCTGCCCAAGCTCTTCCCCAACCTGATCAAGGACGAGacccgcggccgcggcctgaTCCGGGGTATTCCCTTCAAGAACGAggcccaccccgcccgcgtcatgaccctcctccgccagcgcggcgtgctcgccctcaCTGCCGGCAAGGACGCCGTGCGCCTCATCCCCGCGCTCACCGTCTCCAAGGAGGAGTGTGACCACGCCATTGGCGCCATTGAGAGCGTGCTCACCATTATTGAGAAGGAGCAGTAG